A single genomic interval of Spirosoma linguale DSM 74 harbors:
- a CDS encoding Threonine aldolase (PFAM: aromatic amino acid beta-eliminating lyase/threonine aldolase~KEGG: threonine aldolase family protein) has protein sequence MIIDLRSDTVTQPTPAMREAMFSAQLGDDVLGDDPTVIALETQAAALFGMEASLFCASGTMTNQLAIRTHTRPGDDVICDYLSHVYQYEGGGISVNALASVSLAHGERGKLTPALIRDYIYNPTDSHKPLSRLVVLENTINKGGGCYYTVPEIAAIRKVCDEHGLILHLDGARLFNALVETGEPTGAYGQLFDSISICLSKGLGCPVGSLLLGKREFIQQARRFRKLMGGGWRQAGFLAAAGIYALDHHIDRLKLDHSRARKIGAMLERLPEVEDILPIDTNIVIFKLPETILAADYVKTLETKGIRSVAFGKHLVRFVTHLDFTDEMLVEMETILNPDFNKI, from the coding sequence ATGATTATTGACCTGCGTAGCGATACCGTTACTCAACCCACGCCCGCCATGCGCGAGGCTATGTTTTCAGCCCAGCTTGGCGACGATGTCCTTGGCGACGACCCAACGGTCATTGCGCTCGAAACACAGGCAGCTGCTCTGTTTGGTATGGAAGCGTCGCTATTTTGTGCGTCCGGTACCATGACCAATCAGCTCGCCATCCGTACCCATACCCGCCCCGGCGACGATGTTATCTGCGATTACCTGTCTCATGTCTATCAATATGAAGGCGGGGGAATATCGGTAAACGCGCTGGCGTCGGTAAGTCTGGCCCACGGCGAACGGGGTAAACTCACCCCGGCACTTATCCGGGATTACATTTATAATCCGACCGATTCACATAAGCCTTTGTCGAGACTGGTTGTGCTTGAGAATACGATCAACAAAGGCGGTGGCTGCTATTATACCGTTCCCGAAATTGCTGCTATTCGTAAAGTATGCGATGAACATGGTCTTATTCTTCACCTCGACGGTGCCCGGCTGTTTAATGCGCTGGTAGAAACTGGCGAGCCAACAGGTGCTTATGGTCAGTTATTCGATTCAATCAGTATTTGCCTGTCGAAAGGGCTGGGGTGCCCGGTGGGATCGCTGCTGCTTGGCAAAAGGGAGTTTATCCAGCAGGCACGGCGCTTCCGTAAACTAATGGGTGGCGGCTGGCGTCAGGCCGGATTTCTGGCCGCAGCGGGTATCTACGCCCTCGACCACCACATCGACCGGCTGAAACTGGACCATTCCCGCGCCCGTAAAATCGGGGCCATGCTCGAACGTCTGCCCGAGGTGGAGGATATTCTGCCCATCGACACTAATATTGTCATTTTCAAATTACCCGAAACCATCCTGGCAGCGGATTACGTTAAAACCTTAGAAACAAAAGGCATCCGCAGCGTCGCTTTTGGCAAACACCTGGTGCGGTTCGTAACCCACCTTGATTTTACCGACGAGATGCTGGTGGAGATGGAAACAATTCTGAACCCGGATTTTAACAAGATTTAA
- a CDS encoding OmpA/MotB domain protein (PFAM: OmpA/MotB domain protein~KEGG: dde:Dde_1689 OmpA family protein), giving the protein MLTNKTPWIILLVLWMIGSTWWHVCKIKQLCGNVTQPVVAPNDISFDSTSSGAGGYSIADGDLFRLDLPGNFSFAKSGANANMNTLGGSLGTMIAYLKANPGRSLEIVGYYSSAEANTTPFPNLGLARAEGIRQYLVQQGIPAASLTTKGVAKDLSFRTAQGDSLYGGIDFAFSGAEPAMSTDTATAPAVVKLTEPTTEKALAEAEKFTSVFKPIDLYFPLAQANYLQTDETKKFFAEAVAYLSSHKDKKLVLTGHTDSSGPDAVNMQLSRDRANDVKNKLRKTGIEASQIEVRAKGETEPKADNSTISGRKANRRVSVVVE; this is encoded by the coding sequence ATGCTAACAAACAAAACTCCCTGGATTATCCTGCTAGTACTATGGATGATCGGTTCTACCTGGTGGCATGTGTGTAAAATTAAGCAGCTTTGTGGCAATGTAACTCAACCGGTTGTCGCCCCAAACGACATCTCCTTCGACAGTACATCATCCGGTGCCGGCGGGTACTCGATAGCCGATGGGGACCTCTTTCGGCTGGATTTACCCGGTAATTTCAGCTTTGCCAAATCAGGTGCCAACGCAAACATGAACACCCTGGGCGGATCGCTCGGAACAATGATTGCGTACCTGAAAGCTAATCCCGGTCGAAGCCTGGAGATTGTTGGCTACTACTCGTCGGCTGAAGCCAATACAACTCCGTTCCCAAATCTGGGCCTGGCTCGGGCAGAGGGCATCCGGCAATACCTTGTTCAGCAGGGGATACCGGCTGCTTCACTGACGACAAAAGGGGTAGCAAAAGACCTGTCATTTCGGACAGCCCAGGGCGACTCACTTTATGGAGGTATTGATTTTGCCTTCAGCGGAGCTGAGCCAGCCATGTCAACAGACACCGCTACCGCACCGGCTGTTGTTAAACTAACGGAGCCAACCACGGAAAAAGCATTGGCTGAGGCCGAAAAATTCACCTCAGTCTTCAAGCCAATCGACCTCTACTTCCCCCTGGCCCAGGCAAATTATCTCCAGACTGATGAAACAAAAAAATTCTTTGCAGAAGCCGTTGCGTATTTGTCCAGTCATAAAGATAAAAAACTCGTCCTTACCGGGCATACCGACAGTTCTGGTCCCGATGCGGTAAATATGCAGTTATCCAGAGATCGTGCTAATGACGTTAAGAACAAATTGCGTAAAACGGGTATTGAAGCCAGCCAGATAGAAGTTCGGGCTAAAGGCGAAACCGAACCTAAAGCAGATAACAGCACCATATCAGGCCGAAAGGCCAACCGACGCGTTTCCGTAGTCGTTGAATAA
- a CDS encoding conserved hypothetical protein (KEGG: ara:Arad_8434 NADH-ubiquinone oxidoreductase chain E protein), with the protein MFDMNPLNLPDAQLQQLIMLVVAAVLGFIIGYVSRRSTIKELEGSLVTTERDLDNCYRKTPIVAGTNDEEAIVLNRIRSRSSEINFGRIGMASAIDADNLKVIVGIGPYLEKKLNAIGIYTFRQIANFAPEDIEQVNDIIEFFPGRIERDNWVGQAADLLNKK; encoded by the coding sequence ATGTTTGACATGAACCCCCTTAACCTACCGGATGCGCAGTTACAGCAGTTGATTATGCTGGTCGTGGCGGCTGTGTTAGGCTTTATTATAGGGTATGTTTCCCGACGAAGCACCATTAAAGAACTGGAAGGAAGTCTCGTCACAACAGAACGCGATCTTGACAATTGCTATCGAAAAACGCCCATTGTCGCCGGTACGAACGATGAGGAGGCCATTGTACTGAATCGTATCCGGTCTCGTTCGAGCGAAATAAACTTCGGCCGGATTGGGATGGCATCGGCTATCGATGCGGATAACCTTAAAGTTATCGTTGGAATAGGACCTTATCTGGAAAAAAAACTGAATGCAATTGGCATCTATACATTCCGGCAGATTGCCAATTTCGCACCCGAAGATATTGAGCAGGTAAACGATATCATCGAGTTTTTCCCCGGCCGTATCGAACGGGATAACTGGGTTGGGCAAGCTGCTGACCTGTTAAACAAGAAATAA
- a CDS encoding HhH-GPD family protein (PFAM: HhH-GPD family protein; iron-sulfur cluster loop~SMART: HhH-GPD family protein~KEGG: mpo:Mpop_2840 HhH-GPD family protein) → MQSSSNLAHKTLDAHQRLNEHYGIQPIQGYSDPMHELIGTILSHRTTHANEVMAYRTMRERFPQWEQVRDAPLPDLIDAIRSANYPEIKAPYIQNLLTHLFRETGQANVDFLGQLSTEDAMAWLTKLPGIGMKTATILLLFKFQKPVLPVDTHVHRVTQRLGLIGPKVSAEKAHTILLSYLPLDALVLFNFHKHFYWHGQRVCTWYFPKCSECVLQTMCDYYQSGGTPVLSSTPTRKKPAK, encoded by the coding sequence ATGCAATCCAGTTCCAATCTGGCTCACAAAACACTCGATGCGCACCAGCGGTTGAATGAGCACTATGGGATTCAGCCCATTCAGGGTTATAGTGATCCAATGCATGAATTGATTGGAACTATCCTCTCGCACCGAACAACGCACGCCAATGAAGTGATGGCGTATCGAACCATGCGGGAGCGATTCCCCCAGTGGGAGCAGGTACGGGATGCCCCCCTGCCCGATCTGATCGATGCGATCCGGTCGGCAAACTACCCCGAAATCAAAGCCCCTTACATTCAAAACCTGCTTACCCACCTTTTCCGAGAAACGGGACAGGCCAACGTTGACTTTCTGGGTCAGTTATCCACCGAAGACGCGATGGCCTGGCTCACTAAGCTTCCGGGTATTGGTATGAAAACGGCGACGATTCTGTTGCTCTTTAAATTTCAGAAGCCGGTTTTGCCCGTTGATACCCACGTTCACCGCGTTACCCAACGGCTTGGCCTGATCGGACCGAAGGTGTCCGCTGAAAAAGCCCACACCATCCTGCTGTCATACCTTCCGCTGGATGCACTGGTGTTGTTTAACTTCCACAAGCATTTTTACTGGCATGGCCAAAGGGTCTGCACATGGTACTTCCCTAAATGCAGCGAGTGCGTTTTACAGACGATGTGCGACTATTATCAATCCGGTGGTACGCCTGTGCTAAGCAGTACACCCACCCGAAAAAAACCGGCGAAGTAA
- a CDS encoding conserved hypothetical protein (KEGG: oan:Oant_2419 NADH dehydrogenase subunit E), which yields MFGLDPFSQPVAIIEIVLLLMLAAFIGWLVGRMVLSGRVNALRSSIAESRAELERCQQAKLTGSPSAPAMPEPLPDTQPAFVHADPLLPALTNDSTPELIDADSTESLVSSSANVLIPQIPSVVPPVIPAIDVRLDNSEAAVLSRIAARASEVNFDRIGRATATEADDLKDIVGIGPFLERKLHSLGIYTFRQVANFTKEDIDKVNELIEFFPGRIERDEWVKQAKAFYERKSSPTS from the coding sequence ATGTTTGGATTAGATCCCTTTAGTCAACCGGTGGCTATCATAGAAATAGTACTACTTCTTATGCTTGCCGCCTTTATTGGCTGGCTCGTAGGCCGAATGGTACTTTCAGGTCGGGTTAATGCATTACGTTCGTCAATCGCCGAAAGTCGGGCAGAACTAGAACGGTGTCAGCAGGCGAAACTGACAGGCAGCCCGAGTGCACCGGCTATGCCCGAGCCCCTGCCGGATACACAGCCCGCCTTTGTTCATGCCGACCCATTACTACCCGCGTTGACGAACGACTCCACGCCGGAATTGATCGATGCCGACTCGACAGAGTCACTGGTTAGCTCATCAGCCAATGTGCTGATTCCGCAAATACCGTCTGTTGTTCCGCCCGTTATACCAGCCATCGACGTAAGGCTCGACAATTCGGAAGCTGCCGTTTTGTCGCGGATTGCTGCCCGTGCCAGCGAAGTTAATTTCGATCGGATTGGCCGGGCCACGGCTACCGAAGCGGATGACCTGAAAGATATTGTAGGCATAGGGCCATTCCTGGAGCGAAAGCTTCACAGTTTAGGCATTTACACCTTCAGGCAGGTTGCTAATTTCACCAAAGAAGACATCGACAAAGTAAATGAACTGATTGAGTTTTTTCCGGGCCGTATTGAGCGCGATGAGTGGGTCAAGCAGGCGAAGGCGTTTTACGAACGCAAGAGTAGTCCCACCAGTTGA